A genomic segment from Corylus avellana chromosome ca5, CavTom2PMs-1.0 encodes:
- the LOC132183318 gene encoding actin-related protein 2, which produces MDNRNVVVCDNGTGYVKCGFAGENFPTSVFPCVVGRPMLRYEESLVEQEITDIVVGGACADLRHQLDISYPVNNGIVQNWEDMGHVWDHTFFSELKIDPTECKILLTDPPLNPSKNREKMVETMFEKYNFAGVFIQIQAVLTLYAQGLLTGLVIDSGDGVTHVVPVVDGYSFPHLTKRMNVAGRHITAYLVDLLSRRGYAMNRTADFETVRQIKEKLCYISYDYKREYQLGLETTILVKNYTLPDGRVIKVGTERFQAPEALFTPELIDVEGDGMADMVFRCIQEMDIDNRMMLYQHIVLSGGSTMYPGLPSRLEKEILDRYLDVVLKGNKDGLKKLRLRIEDPPRRKHMVYLGGAVLAGIMKDAPEFWISREDYQEEGVACLSKCGQA; this is translated from the exons ATGGACAACAGAAACGTCGTCGTCTGCGACAATGGCACAGgg TATGTCAAGTGTGGCTTTGCTGGCGAGAATTTCCCTACCTCCGTATTCCCCTGTGTGGTGGGGAGGCCTATGCTTCGGTATGAAGAATCACTCGTGGAACAAGAGATAACG gATATTGTTGTTGGAGGTGCTTGCGCAGACTTGCGGCATCAACTGGATATATCTTATCCTGTCAATAACGGTATTGTGCAAAACTGGGAAGATATGGGTCATGTTTGGGACCACACATTTTTCAGTGAATTGAAA ATTGATCCAACAGAATGTAAGATTTTACTTACAGACCCACCTCTAAATCCTTCAAAGAACCGTGAAAAAATG GTTGAGACCATGTTTGAGAAATACAACTTTGCTGGTGTCTTCATCCAAATCCAAGCTGTTTTAACATTGTATGCTCAAG GTTTGCTGACAGGATTAGTTATTGACTCTGGTGATGGTGTAACACATGTG GTTCCGGTTGTTGATGGTTACTCTTTCCCTCATCTTACAAAGCGAATGAATGTAGCTGGCCGACATATAACAGCATATCTGGTTGATTTGTTGTCACGTAGAGG GTATGCAATGAATAGGACAGCGGATTTTGAGACTGTTAGGCAAATTAAAGAGAAGCTCTGCTATATAAG TTACGATTACAAGAGAGAATATCAACTGGGGCTTGAAACCACCATCCTTGTTAAGAATTATACT CTGCCAGATGGAAGGGTCATTAAAGTTGGTACTGAACGTTTCCAGGCTCCTGAGGCTCTTTTCACTCCA GAACTGATCGATGTCGAAGGTGATGGGATGGCGGATATGGTATTTCGCTGCATTCAGGAAATGGATATTGACAATCGAATGATG CTTTACCAGCACATAGTCTTAAGCGGAGGGAGCACCATGTATCCAGGATTACCTAGCCG tTTGGAGAAAGAAATACTGGATCGTTATCTCGACGTCGTTCTAAAGGGGAACAAAGATGGGTTGAAG AAACTGCGATTACGGATTGAGGATCCACCACGAAGAAAGCATATGGTGTATCTAGGAGGTGCAGTCCTTGCAGGAATTATGAAG GATGCACCCGAGTTTTGGATTAGCAGGGAAGATTATCAAGAAGAAGGAGTTGCTTGTTTAAGCAAGTGTGGCCAGGCATGA
- the LOC132181941 gene encoding omega-hydroxypalmitate O-feruloyl transferase — protein sequence MVVELEVSAATMGSSNGDVLQLSVKQGEPTLVPPAEETEKGLYFLSNLDQNIAVIVRTIYSFKSEEMGNEKAGEVIKNALKRVLVHYYPLAGRLTISSEGKLIVACTGEGAIFVEAEANCTMKEIGDTTKPDPETLGKLVYDIPGAKNILEMPPLVAQVTKFKCGGFVLGLCMNHCMFDGIGAMEFVNSWGETARGLPLAVPPFLDRSTLAARSPPKIEHLHQEFAEIEHKLKHSTSTTDICSNEMLYKSFCFDPDKLDQLKMKATENGVHDKCTTFEALSAFVWKARTEALEFLPDQQTKLLFAVDGRPKFNPPLPKGYFGNGIVLTNSICQAGELLEKPLSFAVGLVKDAIKMVTDEYMRSAIDYFEVTRARPSLASTLLITTWSRLSFHTTDFGWGEPVLSGPVALPEKEVVLFSSIGKERKSINVLLGLPAPAMKIFQELMQI from the exons ATG GTTGTGGAGCTTGAAGTATCTGCTGCTACAATGGGGAGCTCTAATGGCGATGTTCTTCAACTTAGTGTGAAGCAAGGAGAGCCAACATTGGTTCCTCCTGCAGAGGAAACAGAGAAGGGCCTGTATTTCCTCTCAAACCTTGATCAGAACATTGCAGTGATCGTTCGTACTATTTATTCCTTCAAGTCAGAGGAAATGGGAAATGAGAAGGCCGGGGAAGTGATTAAGAATGCCTTGAAAAGGGTTCTTGTCCACTATTACCCGCTTGCTGGGCGGCTGACCATCAGCTCAGAGGGTAAGCTCATTGTGGCTTGCACTGGAGAGGGGGCTATTTTTGTGGAGGCTGAAGCAAACTGTACAATGAAAGAGATAGGAGACACAACAAAGCCCGACCCTGAGACTCTCGGGAAGTTGGTTTATGACATTCCTGGTGCAAAGAACATTTTAGAGATGCCTCCCCTTGTGGCTCAG GTGACTAAGTTCAAGTGTGGAGGATTTGTTCTTGGGCTGTGCATGAATCATTGTATGTTCGATGGCATTGGTGCTATGGAGTTTGTGAACTCGTGGGGTGAAACAGCAAGAGGCTTGCCGCTAGCTGTGCCTCCATTCCTAGACAGAAGCACACTTGCAGCCCGCAGCCCACCTAAGATAGAGCATCTGCACCAAGAATTTGCTGAGATAGAACACAAGCTTAAACACAGCACCAGTACTACAGACATCTGCAGCAATGAAATGCTCTACAAGTCGTTCTGTTTTGACCCTGACAAACTAGACCAGCTAAAGATGAAAGCCACGGAAAATGGGGTTCATGACAAGTGCACTACATTTGAAGCCCTCTCTGCGTTTGTGTGGAAAGCTAGAACTGAAGCACTTGAGTTTTTACCTGATCAACAGACAAAGCTCCTGTTTGCTGTTGATGGAAGGCCTAAATTCAACCCACCACTGCCAAAAGGGTACTTTGGAAATGGGATTGTGTTGACGAATTCAATATGCCAAGCAGGTGAGCTCCTGGAGAAGCCATTATCATTTGCAGTGGGGCTTGTTAAGGATGCAATTAAGATGGTTACAGACGAGTATATGAGATCGGCCATAGATTACTTCGAGGTGACAAGAGCAAGGCCATCTTTGGCTTCCACCCTTTTGATCACCACTTGGTCGAGGCTATCTTTCCACACCACAGACTTCGGATGGGGAGAGCCTGTTCTGTCAGGGCCAGTGGCATTGCCTGAGAAGGAAGTGGTTTTGTTCTCTTCCATTGGGAAAGAGAGGAAGAGCATAAATGTGCTTCTGGGTTTGCCAGCCCCTGCCATGAAGATCTTCCAAGAACTCATGCAGATATAG
- the LOC132183327 gene encoding uncharacterized protein LOC132183327 has protein sequence MFKPYSLSPKLAMNPMILFVVSSLFINSLYAGVEPAKNNSQIIVMGFVYCDICANNSFSRHSYFLPGAEVTIDCMFKAISLKTIEQISLSVNRTTNKYGVYKLEIPSVDGITCAEDSEIVSSCQASLIRISSSSCNIPGYKTTSDQIAIKSRQANLCIYSLSALNFRPSKIDVTLCG, from the exons ATGTTTAAGCCATACTCTTTATCTCCAAAGTTAGCCATGAATCCGATGATTCTCTTTGTCGTTTCATCTTTGTTTATTAATTCCCTATATGCGGGAGTTGAGCCAGCAAAAAATAACTCCCAGATCATTGTGATGGGTTTTGTTTATTGTGACATCTGCGCCAATAACAGCTTCTCCAGACACAGCTACTTCTTACCAG GTGCAGAAGTTACAATAGATTGCATGTTCAAAGCCATCTCCCTGAAAACCATAGAACAGATATCATTGTCGGTGAACAGAACTACAAATAAGTATGGAGTTTACAAGTTGGAAATACCATCGGTTGATGGAATTACATGTGCAGAAGATTCTGAAATCGTGTCTTCCTGCCAGGCAAGCTTAATACggatttcatcttcttcatgcAATATTCCTGGTTACAAGACCACATCAGATCAAATAGCAATAAAATCAAGACAAGCCAATCTCTGTATCTACAGCCTAAGCGCATTGAATTTTAGACCATCCAAGATAGATGTCACCTTATGTGGATAA